A segment of the Amblyomma americanum isolate KBUSLIRL-KWMA chromosome 6, ASM5285725v1, whole genome shotgun sequence genome:
CCTTTATGCGACAGCAGGTACGTACGTACGTGTACCTTTCTCGCTTGTATGTATATGCAATATTTGATCAGTACTTAATGCGCAACATATATATGCTCTCCTTTGGTTGCAGACAACGTGCAGGTTTGGCTGAATGCGCCGGCAGCCCTCGTCCCACATACCATCGAGCCCGAGGAGTTGTGGCCTCGGGCCAAAGTTCTTTTCCTGATTCAAGaatataaaaatttcaaatcAGACCCTTCTAAACGCCTAAAAACTAAAAGACAACTCTGGGAAAATTTGGCAGATTTAGTGAATTCCAAATTCGGTTGCCATTTGACCCATTCGCAAATTGAGAACAAGTGGAGAAATCTAGAGAGAAAATATAAAACGGTGCGACAGCATAATAGCCAGTCAGGGGCGGACCGGAGAACATGCGAGTTTGAAGAGTAAGTATACGTAGAACATGATCTCAATAGAGATAATTAACTTCTACTGAATGGAAAACTTTGTTTTCCTGATTCTACATACGTGACTTTTGCCCTTCAAGCAGTTTAGTCATTCCACAAACCTGTGAATTAAGTATGTTGcagcattttttacttttttggtgCAGGTAGATTTTGTGACAGAATAATTAACTCTACCAATTTTGGACATCTTTTGTCTAAATAATGTAATTCTTGTTGTAATTTTAGGGTGTTATAGATTACACAGCAACATTTGGGCAGATAAATTGACTGTCTTTTTGTCAATTGCATACAGCTGCTGAGAGGCATGAACCCGGACTTTGTGCTCATGTCAACAGCTTTGCTGCTGGGCAACTATCGGGCATTATGCATGCCGGCCATGGTTATAAGCTAGCTATACAAGTGTCTTGCGTCGCTGAGTAGATATGTCAAGCTTTATGCATGAAATAATGTGTTTGTACACATattaagtgatgtcatatatatgtgtcaaatggatcataatttttttttgtcctcagggagctcgctgaaatttttgaaaaagcTCACAGCATCAACCCACCCTACCTGCTGGGGCCAGGACTCGTCCGGAGCGTCCAAgagtgagtcatttttttttctgcacacgacaagtgCGACAGGGAATTTACATGCACTGTAGCACAGGCATTGCCGAAATAAGAACTAGTAAATTGGGTTTGCCTCCTAGCCATATAGCGGAATCCTTATGGCACCACTACACAGCAAATGGCCTCAGATAGTGAGGAATGTTTTCCTTAAAGATTTAAAGTTTAAAGGGTGCAATGTGCTCCATTACATGCCGAAAGAACCAATCCAGTTGCTTGGttgcttttgaaaaagacagtGCATGTCGTGCAAAACATATTTGAAATCAAACACTACCAGGGGTTTCCCCAAGTATAAAATCAGAGGAATGTTGAAGCTAGGGGAGTAGCGGTagtcatttttcagtttttaattgtgtcttgatgTGGCACGTAGGACTAGAAAGGCTCATGACTGCAACACTCATGTCAAAGAGTGCCAACAATTGCTTCGCTTTAGACAAGGATACAAGTCATATATCAAGAGACAAAAGTAAGGAACAAGGACTGCATGAaatgtgtccagaaacggcgcAGTAGCTCGGACTACTAATAAACCTTACAAGAAGAAATATCGCTGTCAGTCGCCTATCAAAGACTTGTTAAACTCTGCAAAACACGCATCTTTGCTCTGAACATAACAGATAGAGTCAgtaattaaacacacacaccaaAAGTCATGTGCATGCTGAACACTACGCACATGTGGAAGGTGTACATCAGAGCTTTAATATCAGCCGTGATGATTTGCATGACACTGAAACATCTAGGTAGCAAAATTCATGGCTGCTACACACAGTTGGTTAAATATGCACAAGCACAGGCTCTTCGCATTGTCCGACTATTCACTCAATAATTATAAAGCAATCAAGAAATCATCACGGCTGATATCAAAGCTCTGATGTGCACCTTCCACGTGTGCGTAGTGTTGAGCATGCGCATGACTTCttggtgtgtgtgtttaattacTGACTCGATCTGTTAAGTTCAGAGCAAAGATGCGTGTTTTGCAGAGTTTAACAAGTCTTTGATAGGCGACTGACAGCGATATTTCTTCTTGTAAGGTTTATTAGTATTCCGAGCTACTgcgccgtttctggacacattTCATGCAGTCCTTGTTCCTTACCTTTGTCTCTTGATATATGACTTGTATCCTTGTCTAAAGGGAAGCAATTGTTGGCACTCTTTGTCATGAGTGTTGCAGTCATGGGCCTTTCTAGTCCTACATGCCACTTGaagacacaattaaaaacttATATATCTGTGTGTTTCCTAGTAATAAAATGACTGGACTGCCACAAATATATGGCACATTCTCAGCCACATTCCTAGCAGTTACATCCACCAGTTaggtatgaaaaaaattcactacAAATTAAGGAAGGGCCTTCAGAGAAACAAGGGTGTGTGTAGGGAAGCCACTGAACCtcgcacagaatgatatggcaggCAATAAACAGCTGGTTTAAGGGCACATGGAAGGTCACATGCGTTGAAAAATTTTACTTTGTCTACAAATGAGTGGTTTTTCTTGATTAATGTGGCCAACATGTGAAATAGTGGCCCAATACATTACGAACATTATGGCACCACATATATAAGGCTTCATGTTTTGAGCGATATTGTGCCATCCCTGACGGCAACCGAGAATTACTGGGAATAAAATGCTCTAATTTTTTTGAAAATGGACCTTGATACGTTTGAAATGACATTGAGCTGTTGAAATTACTTTGCACTTCTTGAAAAATTATGTGCTCTAGCTTATTTGTAAATGTAACTGTGGTGTGCGCATTACAAAGTTCctcctatattttttttaatggctcTTTAGAGCACAACAATAAATTTGACAGATTAATTTCATAGGGTAGACCTTTTTGAACAAAATGACAAAACAATCtgcactgctaaataatttatttggctaaactgaaattgaaaagcctttgataGAATTTTAATTCCTGTTTCGTAAATGGTGTGAAAGAGGCTCCAAACCAAAGTTTCTCAGCTGACTTTTGCTGCCAGCAGAATTATGTACGAAATTAAATGACTACAAAATGAATGACAGTGCCCTTTGTGTAGGGATAACACATATGCACTACAAAGTCTCTGTTCTTTAGTGCAAGGAGTGCATAATGATGTCGCATTGTTTTGCCACCAGCAGCCAGGCTGAACCTGCAGCCAGCACCCAGCCTGTCCCCAGCAGGGTAACTGCCACAGCGAGCCCAATTCCCGACAGCTCGCAACCAAGCACGAGCAGGGGCAGCACTACTGCTGGCGACTCGCAGCCCCCAAGCCCATCCGCGCAGCCTAGCCCCCTGCAACAGCAACCAGGCCCAGCCAGGAAGAGGCCCAGGACAGACACCTCTCGTGCAGTGCTCGAGAGTGCCGTCGCCCATCTTGAGGTGGCCGAAGCTAACAGACAGCAGCGGCACAGGGAGCGCATGGCTCTTGAAGGGAGGAAGGTTGCTGCTGTAGAGAGGAGGACTGCAGCTCTTGAGCGGGTGGCTGCAGCACTTGAACGGCGCGAGCTTGTCTCACTCTGTTCTCCGATACATGCCCCAGCTCATTCCCCAACTCATTCCCCAATTCATTCCCCAATCCGTTCTCCAGTCCGCTCTCCAAGCCCTCCTTACTATAATGCTTAGTTTTAATGTTTCGTTTTTTGTCTAGCCAGCGCTTTTTATATTTAATTTTCATTTATAATGGCTGTTATATGTTTGTGTTCAGTTCCGTATATTTCCGCTAAGTTGTTAtgcactacctcgatggaaagaaacgcgaacccagcgcaaacacgctccgctgtttcaatttcttttcaccgcggttttacttcggtgatagcaaaaacacatTAGACTCgttcatgatacattctaggacaactctaacgtctttttcgtaccacccaggtaaaagcgcgatgaaaagaaattccaacagtggggcgtgttggcgccgggttgttcgcctttcttttcattgaggtagtatgtgtgtgtgcgtgtgtacactTAGACACACGTATATTCATCTCGTTCGTGGTTGCACTTCATATTGTGTACATACTTTAATAAATTTTACAACCCTCTAATATGATCTGCATGCGTGTTTCATGCAATGACATTCTGATCACTTGTTTCTGTGTGTACTGATAATAAATTGGATGGCAACAAAATTTCCAGAGCATACTTGTCTAAATTTCTCTAGCACACACCATCCTTCCAGCAGTTTAGCTCTCATTATTGTTGTCATTTACTGTTCAGAGGACACAATGCACATTTGAACATGTTGTCAGCCATCTTACGGTGCCCGAAGCTAACACACAAAGCAGTGGATGGCCATTGAAGAAAGATTGCTGCTCACTAGGGGAGTGCAGCACTTAATGGGGTGGTTGGAGCAATTGAGCGATGAACCTCTTCCTCCCATCATTCTCCAAGCCTCCTAACtaatgcatagtttttcttttattccgtcTAGTAAGCAGTagacattttttataactttcATTAATTGCTTTTGTATGCATGCTTCAACCTATATGGTTCCATATATTTCCACTAATTGGCTGCAAGTGCACGTGTATACGCACACTTGTAAATTAGTCTTTTATCCTCAATTATATTGAATTTCAATATGTGTGTACTTTAAATAATCCTAATGCTTCATCTTCTGCAACCATATGTAATAAGATCTCGGTGTTTAGTTGAATATACATTCTGATTACTTG
Coding sequences within it:
- the LOC144094188 gene encoding uncharacterized protein LOC144094188 isoform X2: MAAPLRIILEGVEREIFEAVDDTGAPIVHRNQRLYATADNVQVWLNAPAALVPHTIEPEELWPRAKVLFLIQEYKNFKSDPSKRLKTKRQLWENLADLVNSKFGCHLTHSQIENKWRNLERKYKTVRQHNSQSGADRRTCEFEEELAEIFEKAHSINPPYLLGPGLVRSVQDQAEPAASTQPVPSRVTATASPIPDSSQPSTSRGSTTAGDSQPPSPSAQPSPLQQQPGPARKRPRTDTSRAVLESAVAHLEVAEANRQQRHRERMALEGRKVAAVERRTAALERVAAALERRELVSLCSPIHAPAHSPTHSPIHSPIRSPVRSPSPPYYNA
- the LOC144094188 gene encoding uncharacterized protein LOC144094188 isoform X1; its protein translation is MAAPLRIILEGVEREIFEAVDDTGAPIVHRNQRLYATADNVQVWLNAPAALVPHTIEPEELWPRAKVLFLIQEYKNFKSDPSKRLKTKRQLWENLADLVNSKFGCHLTHSQIENKWRNLERKYKTVRQHNSQSGADRRTCEFEEELAEIFEKAHSINPPYLLGPGLVRSVQDSQAEPAASTQPVPSRVTATASPIPDSSQPSTSRGSTTAGDSQPPSPSAQPSPLQQQPGPARKRPRTDTSRAVLESAVAHLEVAEANRQQRHRERMALEGRKVAAVERRTAALERVAAALERRELVSLCSPIHAPAHSPTHSPIHSPIRSPVRSPSPPYYNA